The following proteins come from a genomic window of Lycium ferocissimum isolate CSIRO_LF1 chromosome 4, AGI_CSIRO_Lferr_CH_V1, whole genome shotgun sequence:
- the LOC132051902 gene encoding 3-isopropylmalate dehydratase small subunit 1-like: protein MAASTLSSSITTTFKPSLHPPRASAIHPLPSIKLPSNNNPFNNPLISQFTPTTKNPTLTPLLSATTTPETTTATAFHGLCYVVGDNIDTDQIIPAEYLTLVPSNPEEYKKLGSYALCGLPSSYQTRFIEPGEFTSKYSIIIGGDNFGCGSSREHAPVALGAAGVAAVVAESYARIFFRNSVATGEVYPLDSEVRICDECKTGDVVTVELGESRLINHTTGKEYKLKPIGDAGPVIEAGGIFAYARKAGMIPNREA, encoded by the exons ATGGCGGCTTCAACTCTTTCCAGTTCCATAACCACGACCTTCAAACCCTCTCTGCACCCACCACGCGCCTCCGCTATCCACCCTCTCCCTTCCATCAAACTCCCCTCTAATAACAACCCCTTCAATAATCCCTTAATTTCCCAGTTTACCCCTACTACAAAAAACCCCACCCTCACACCTCTCCTTTCCGCCACCACCACACCGGAAACCACCACAGCCACCGCCTTCCACGGTCTCTGCTACGTCGTGGGTGACAACATAGACACAGACCAAATTATCCCTGCAGAATACTTAACCTTAGTCCCATCAAACCCGGAAGAGTATAAGAAACTCGGGTCATACGCTCTTTGCGGACTCCCTTCGTCTTACCAAACGCGTTTCATCGAACCGGGTGAATTTACATCCAAATACTCAATCATCATAGGTGGAGATAATTTTGGGTGCGGGTCGTCGCGTGAGCACGCGCCGGTTGCTTTAGGGGCAGCTGGTGTGGCGGCGGTGGTGGCGGAGTCGTATGCTAGGATATTTTTCAGGAATTCAGTGGCGACCGGTGAG GTTTATCCGCTTGATTCGGAAGTGAGGATTTGTGATGAGTGTAAGACTGGTGATGTGGTGACAGTTGAACTTGGAGAGAGTAGGTTGATTAATCATACTACTGGGAAAGAGTATAAATTGAAGCCTATTGGTGATGCTGGTCCTGTTATTGAAGCTGGTGGCATATTTGCGTATGCGAGAAAGGCTGGAATGATCCCTAACCGAGAAGCTTAG